The following proteins are encoded in a genomic region of Hippocampus zosterae strain Florida chromosome 2, ASM2543408v3, whole genome shotgun sequence:
- the LOC127596303 gene encoding fidgetin-like, giving the protein MQWHPEQSQWAEQHFDISSTTCSPAHKAEPFRVVPGHLQCSAAYQYAWANDDISALTASNMLKKYAEKYSGILELPVSYPEAPTVPAGLSGRKGESEPWQDGVYPMSCIPEGVPVRKGGVAAASEVVSGLCSSPGLASSTLSEPSYSSSSCESHTATTLHSSSLPSQEYDGTYSGSYLHSSYNSHSVPAPAHTSPMHSSGLLQPPPPPSHSTLVPAYSGGSPNLSGYNYTPAGYPAQIPVGPGYSPGGVPRPTSYLPSGIAAPTPLPPYPYHNHNLTPIAPSPLNSCSSNLLKRKAFYATGQGDIDSSYASFGYDQSRSSSESPMYRVADSSSTNRNCDSPIGNGFKRGSEKPSLLFNPQKQSTLPSEEQQQQQQQRKYSSRATPNPLSPTAYVSSSLGGARMADFISPPVSEQNAEDHRTHHSRSGAPRSRTAEEQLKTCDPHLLGMVTSEIVQLAPPLDWSDIAGLELAKATLKEEVLWPILRPDMFRSLGATPHCVLLFGPRGSGRTLLGRCLAVQLGASLLRLSGSTLVTKWLTDGKEIIRASFLVARCRQPSVLFISEVDMLLSAQLTEESPINRLKRELLSQLDLLLMGSGGDGRQHVLVVCSTSRPQDIDEGLHSYFARRLFVSLPDSAARHQIVSQLLTQSKHKYCMSEEELALVVQRTEGFSGLDLSRLCQETHVGLLHVSTQQGVEMPGMIRPLTYQDFERVFCKLRASVSQKEMDMYTEWNKMFGSRQ; this is encoded by the coding sequence ATGCAGTGGCATCCCGAGCAAAGCCAGTGGGCTGAACAGCATTTTGACATCTCCTCGACCACATGCTCCCCAGCCCACAAGGCAGAGCCATTCCGTGTAGTACCCGGCCACCTACAGTGCTCGGCCGCCTACCAGTACGCCTGGGCGAACGATGACATCTCGGCCCTCACCGCCTCCAACATGCTCAAGAAATATGCCGAGAAATATTCTGGCATCCTGGAGTTGCCCGTCTCCTATCCCGAAGCCCCCACTGTCCCAGCGGGGTTGAGCGGTCGGAAGGGCGAATCGGAACCTTGGCAGGATGGTGTCTATCCCATGAGCTGCATACCGGAGGGAGTTCCCGTCCGCAAGGGAGGTGTTGCAGCAGCTTCTGAGGTGGTATCTGGTTTGTGTAGCTCTCCTGGTCTTGCCTCCAGCACGCTGAGTGAGCCCAGCTACTCCAGCAGCAGCTGTGAGAGTCACACTGCCACCACACTCCACTCATCCTCATTACCTTCTCAGGAATATGACGGCACTTACAGCGGTTCCTACTTGCACAGCAGTTACAATTCTCATTCTGTCCCTGCGCCCGCACATACTTCCCCAATgcacagctccggcctcctgcaACCACCTCCACCGCCATCTCACTCTACATTAGTCCCAGCATACAGCGGAGGCTCGCCAAACTTGTCTGGTTATAATTACACCCCTGCAGGATACCCTGCCCAGATCCCAGTCGGACCTGGATACAGTCCTGGAGGAGTGCCCCGACCAACCTCTTACCTCCCTTCAGGCATTGCCGCACCAACACCCCTTCCCCCTTATCCATACCATAACCATAACTTGACCCCAATCGCCCCAAGCCCTCTAAACAGTTGCTCCTCCAACTTGCTGAAGAGGAAAGCCTTCTACGCGACGGGCCAGGGAGATATTGACTCCTCTTATGCAAGCTTTGGCTATGACCAAAGTCGAAGCTCAAGCGAGAGCCCAATGTACAGAGTGGCAGACAGCAGCAGCACAAACAGGAACTGTGATAGTCCCATAGGCAATGGGTTTAAGAGAGGTTCCGAGAAGCCGTCTCTATTGTTTAATCCACAAAAGCAGTCCACGCTTCCTTCGGaggaacaacaacagcagcagcagcaaagaaAGTATAGCAGCCGGGCAACTCCCAACCCACTATCTCCAACAGCCTACGTCTCTTCCTCACTCGGGGGTGCTCGCATGGCAGACTTTATATCCCCACCCGTCAGTGAGCAAAATGCTGAAGATCATCGTACCCATCACTCCCGCTCAGGTGCTCCCCGCTCACGCACTGCTGAAGAGCAACTAAAAACCTGTGACCCACACCTCTTGGGCATGGTAACCTCTGAAATAGTTCAGCTGGCCCCTCCCTTGGACTGGAGTGACATTGCAGGCTTAGAACTGGCCAAAGCGACCCTGAAAGAGGAGGTTCTTTGGCCCATTCTACGCCCTGACATGTTCAGAAGCTTAGGAGCCACCCCGCATTGTGTGCTGCTGTTTGGCCCGAGAGGCAGTGGCCGGACGTTGCTAGGCCGCTGTCTGGCCGTCCAGCTTGGGGCATCATTACTTCGGCTTAGTGGGTCTACTTTAGTCACCAAGTGGCTGACAGATGGGAAGGAAATTATCAGAGCGTCCTTCCTGGTTGCTCGCTGCCGTCAACCTTCCGTACTGTTCATtagtgaggtggacatgctgcTTTCGGCGCAACTCACTGAAGAAAGTCCCATTAACAGACTAAAGAGGGAGCTACTTTCTCAGCTGGACTTACTTCTAATGGGCTCGGGTGGGGATGGAAGACAACACGTGTTAGTGGTATGCTCCACAAGCAGACCCCAAGACATTGATGAAGGGCTGCACAGCTACTTTGCTCGGCGGCTTTTTGTATCCCTGCCCGATAGTGCCGCCCGGCACCAGATTGTCAGCCAGCTCCTCACCCAATCCAAGCACAAATACTGCATGAGTGAGGAGGAGCTGGCACTGGTTGTCCAACGCACTGAAGGATTCTCGGGACTTGACCTGTCCAGACTTTGCCAGGAAACGCATGTGGGTCTGTTACACGTATCCACACAACAGGGCGTTGAGATGCCAGGTATGATTCGGCCCCTAACCTACCAGGACTTTGAGAGGGTCTTTTGTAAATTACGTGCCAGTGTATCGCAAAAAGAAATGGATATGTACACTGAATGGAACAAAATGTTTGGATCCAGACAATGA